Proteins encoded in a region of the Tubulanus polymorphus chromosome 10, tnTubPoly1.2, whole genome shotgun sequence genome:
- the LOC141911734 gene encoding serine/threonine-protein kinase 17A-like isoform X1, which yields MNGISFAQMLTRVDRCIRKEPLANNYTIEKEIGRGKFAVVKLVKDKQNNKQYAAKFIRKRRKGKCQRAAILDELVVHEMALNHSRLIHMYEVYETNHDIIIIMEYAVGGELFNHCAVDEPLTEKETQRLMRQILDGIAFLHDKNIVHLDIKPQNILLTKTAPAHGDIKLCDFSFAKQVNQGTDIRDILGTLDYVAPEILSYEPIKKATDMWSIGVLAYVMLTGHSPFLGETKQETFLNISQINVEYPDDLFKNISSNARDFIAKLLVKDPEDRPSATEMLSHVWLKTDELTTTTTQQQQQISSRLRSPCASPIGCRRPMPKVTLVDKIDVTPSKKYRYSEEKIMERPINGRCPLLVAPPSVA from the exons ATGAACGGAATTTCATTCGCTCAGATGTTGACCCGCGTTGACCGGTGCATTCGTAAAGAGCCGCTCGCGAATAACTACACGATCGAGAAGGAAATCGGACG GGGTAAATTCGCGGTGGTGAAACTTGTCAAGGACAAACAGAACAACAAACAATACGCGGCTAAATTCATCCGTAAACGTCGCAAGGGCAAGTGTCAACGCGCGGCGATCCTCGATGAGCTCGTCGTCCACGAGATGGCGCTCAATCACTCGCGATTAATTCACATGTACGAAGTGTACGAGACCaatcatgacatcatcattatcatggAATA CGCTGTTGGAGGGGAATTATTCAACCATTGCGCAGTAGACGAACCTCTAACAGAGAAAGAAACTCAACGACTGATGCGACAGATTCTCGACGGTATCGCTTTCCTACATGACAAAAACATCGTGCATTTAGACATCAAG ccACAGAATATCCTGCTTACGAAGACCGCGCCGGCTCACGGAGATATCAAACTTTGCGACTTCAGTTTCGCGAAACAAGTCAACCAAGGAACGGATATCAGAGATATTTTAGGAACTCTCGACTATGTCG CGCCGGAAATCTTGAGCTACGAACCGATTAAAAAAGCCACAGATATGTG GAGTATCGGAGTGCTGGCGTACGTCATGTTGACCGGACACTCGCCGTTCCTGGGCGAAACGAAACAGGAAACATTCCTAAACATTTCACAAATCAACGTCGAATATCCGGACGATCTGTTTAAAAACATCTCGTCGAACGCGCGAGATTTCATCGCGAAATTACTAGTCAAAGATCCCGA gGATCGTCCGTCTGCTACTGAAATGTTGTCGCACGTTTGGCTGAAAACGGACGAACTGACGACGACTACGactcaacaacaacaacagataTCGTCGCGACTACGGTCGCCGTGCGCGTCGCCGATCGGCTGCCGACGTCCGATGCCGAAGGTTACGCTCGTCGACAAAATCGATGTGACGCCTTCGAAAAAATATCGTTACTCCGAGGAGAAAATCATGGAGCGACCGATTAACGGACGTTGCCCGCTGTTAGTAGCTCCCCCTAGTGTAGCGTAG
- the LOC141911734 gene encoding serine/threonine-protein kinase 17A-like isoform X2, which produces MEYAVGGELFNHCAVDEPLTEKETQRLMRQILDGIAFLHDKNIVHLDIKPQNILLTKTAPAHGDIKLCDFSFAKQVNQGTDIRDILGTLDYVAPEILSYEPIKKATDMWSIGVLAYVMLTGHSPFLGETKQETFLNISQINVEYPDDLFKNISSNARDFIAKLLVKDPEDRPSATEMLSHVWLKTDELTTTTTQQQQQISSRLRSPCASPIGCRRPMPKVTLVDKIDVTPSKKYRYSEEKIMERPINGRCPLLVAPPSVA; this is translated from the exons atggAATA CGCTGTTGGAGGGGAATTATTCAACCATTGCGCAGTAGACGAACCTCTAACAGAGAAAGAAACTCAACGACTGATGCGACAGATTCTCGACGGTATCGCTTTCCTACATGACAAAAACATCGTGCATTTAGACATCAAG ccACAGAATATCCTGCTTACGAAGACCGCGCCGGCTCACGGAGATATCAAACTTTGCGACTTCAGTTTCGCGAAACAAGTCAACCAAGGAACGGATATCAGAGATATTTTAGGAACTCTCGACTATGTCG CGCCGGAAATCTTGAGCTACGAACCGATTAAAAAAGCCACAGATATGTG GAGTATCGGAGTGCTGGCGTACGTCATGTTGACCGGACACTCGCCGTTCCTGGGCGAAACGAAACAGGAAACATTCCTAAACATTTCACAAATCAACGTCGAATATCCGGACGATCTGTTTAAAAACATCTCGTCGAACGCGCGAGATTTCATCGCGAAATTACTAGTCAAAGATCCCGA gGATCGTCCGTCTGCTACTGAAATGTTGTCGCACGTTTGGCTGAAAACGGACGAACTGACGACGACTACGactcaacaacaacaacagataTCGTCGCGACTACGGTCGCCGTGCGCGTCGCCGATCGGCTGCCGACGTCCGATGCCGAAGGTTACGCTCGTCGACAAAATCGATGTGACGCCTTCGAAAAAATATCGTTACTCCGAGGAGAAAATCATGGAGCGACCGATTAACGGACGTTGCCCGCTGTTAGTAGCTCCCCCTAGTGTAGCGTAG